In the Prionailurus viverrinus isolate Anna chromosome A3, UM_Priviv_1.0, whole genome shotgun sequence genome, TGCCaaaactggacatcaacatgcaaaaaaataaatctagacacAAACCTTACACACGTcgcaaaaattaaatcaaaatggatcaaaacctaaatgtaaaacattaaatTCCTGGAAGAATTttggagaaaatctaggtgatcATGGGTATGATCATGACTTAAAATCtaacaccaaaggcatgatcaTGAAAGAAATCATTGGAAAGCTGGACTTAAGACTGAAAACCACTCCGTGAAAGACAATGTGAAGGAGTGAGAAGACCAGCcttagactgggagaaaatatctataaaagaCATATCTGAGATAGGACTGTTATGCAAAGAACTCTTCAAACTCAACAATGACAACCCAATTGAAAATGAGCAAAGACCTAAACACCTCAcccaaaaagatatacaaatggcagaaaagcacatggaaaaatgtttaacatCATAAATCactagggaattgcaaattaaaacaacagtgagataatACTACATACCTGATAGAATggtcaaaatccaaaacactgacaacatcaaCTACTCACGAGGATGTGGAGCACTAGGAGCTCTCAgtcatggctggtgggaatgcaaaatggtacagccaactttggaagacagtttggcagtttcttacaaaaccagATATGGTCTTACCagtgatccagcaattgtgttccttggtatttacccaaatgagttgaacaacaaacagcagcagcagcagcagcagcagcagagaaaAGCAGCAGAGAAAAGCAGCTGGATGGTGAAAGTCCTAATCTCACAGCTGTCTGCTCTGGGTCCAACGTGCattgggaaggaagggaagcaaactaCATATGCACACCTGTCAGGACATAATACAGCCATCCGGCCAACAGGACAAGGAGTCACAATTCTTGAGGATCCTTTTGGTTAAACAGATGACAAAGCAGAAACGTCGCTCCCACACCACATCTGTGAAAGCTGGGGAACAGCATCCACGGAGCAGAAGCCTCTTCTGCTGGGCTTCCAAGTCCCATATGACTGGCTATAGCACCTTCTCTCTTTCCAAGGCCAACATATAATCTGAGACCGCAAACACCTTGAAAATTCACTGCACATGACAATCTACAATGAGACCAAGTGTTAAagcaaaaatttattaaaatccattttatataGTGTTTTAGAGACAAAAAAATGGAGAGTCCTCAACATTCAGGCCAACTCTATCCTCAGAAGTGCTTCGGGAGAAGACAGATTCCTTTGCCCTTCCCTCCAAAAGATACTTCTGTTTATGCTCCTGAAAATGATGCATCGCATGAAGTCAGATTCCTTTGCCCTCCCCCCCAAAGGATGCTTCTATTTATACCCCTGTAAATGATGCATTTATAACCCCAACTCTCAAGGACAATCCCATTGAGATCCCCAAACCTCTGCAAAGTGAAGAGATATGAGCAGAGAACCTTCTCAGAATAAAAGTGCCTCAGAGGCGTAGTGCAAGAGATACATAACATGGTGACTGCTTCAGAGGAGTGTGCCCACTCCCAGTAGGTGGGCTGTGAAAGAGCCTGAGGGCCCAGCTGGGCAGCCACTAGCTGCGGAGTGTGGCCAGACGGGACTGCATGGCCTCCAgggcctcttcttcctcctcatcttctGATGCGGCCATGGCTCCTGAAGGTTCAGGCTCCGGAAGGGCGTCGGTCACTTTACTAGGTGCTTTGCCCAAGGCCCctgaaaagaaacagcaaacaaatgaacaaattatcattttaaagaagTGGTCCCCTATCCTCTCTGCCTTTCGTACCTGAAGAGCctaacaagaaacagaaaaggggCAATAAAACAAGCTGTTCGAGGGCGGATTTGCTCACTGTGACAAAAGTGCAAACGCCAACTTGTGATGATACCAAGGTCATAATAACGGAGGATTCGGGTTTTAAGAAATTTGGTACTGCCACTCTTGTTCTAAATTCCTAAACACTATTGAATACTTAAGTTTCAAGATTCATGAAGATGTTACACGTCTCTCAGTAAAACTAAACGGTTTTTAAACTTCCACAAAAGGTTTTCCTGGAGGAACTAGTCTTTcccaacaatttaaaaacaaataattaaacaaataattttaaaacagataaaaattaaatctcacgaatttttttgttaaacataaaacccaaactccagaagtaaaaataaagcttaaaactTCATTAACCATTTTTCAGAGAGGACTGTTTTTGTTCATcctctttccagtcttttcttaTAGACATGTTTTTTACACACGAGCATGTATTTCAATAACAAGGCTCTTCTCACACATTATATTGTGAATGTCTTTCCATGTCAATGAACGTATTTCCACACAATCACAGCTATAAAGTATTCCATTAAAACAGATATAATTCAACCAGTATTCTATTAGTATCCATTTAGGTTATTTCAAACTTTTCAATGTGATAAATAATGCTACAACAGACTTCCTTGAGTTAAATCTTTCAGCACATCCTTAATTActagtttaaaataaattcccagaaatcaGTCTGACAGGTTGATGGCTTTTGACAGCTACTGCCTAATTGCTTTCAAGAAAGTCTATAGAAATTTAAGCTcccctgaggcgcctgggtggcttagtcggttgagcgtccgacttcggctcaggtcatgatctcgcggtctgtgagttcgagccccgcatcgggctctgtgttaatggctcagagcctggagcctgcttcggattctgtgtctccctctctctctgcccttcccccgctcatgctctgtctctctctctgtcaaaaataaataaaacatttaaaaaaaatttaaaaaaaaaaaaaaaaatttaagctcaCAACAGCAGTGTTGTGAGAGCAGTTTCTCCTCACCATTCTGAAAactttaggaatttttaaaactctttgcatttttaaaagatcttgaaAAATAACACAATATATAGCTAACTTGCATAAAGAGTCACTGCATTGCATTTACAGTCATAAAGAAAAAGGTACTAGGTAATTTAGTGAATGCAAGAAGAATGACCATAAACGGAGGAGAGAAAGTTGAAGAGTCTCAGGACATACCTGCTGTGATTTCAAACAGAATTTTGTCAATTTCcatttctgctgcttcttccatttcttcctgatcaTCCATGCTTTCAAAAGTATCCTCTAACATTTCTTCTATGATGCCAGCCTAAACACAGAAAAAATCACGTCACGTCCCTCAACTGGTAAAAATGTTCCTCACAGAAACATCTGTGGGTCCAGTTCCACCTGAGCTCTAGTGTCTGTAAGTCCAGACCACCCTTTTGACGGTGAACACTCAAGACAGATGGTCATGAGAAACGAGGATGCTGTCTGTCCTCTCTGAAGAAAGGCAACGGCCATAGGGAAACTTCCCAGACTCAGCACCAAGGTTGGACGGGGGCCTCTGTCAATGGAGCCTCTCACAGTAACCCAGACAGTAATGATGGCACTTGGGGAACAACTTGTTGAAAGTGAGTGTGCCCTGAGCTGTCTTGGGAAGCATGAGCCCTAACGTTGCAAGCAGAGTCCGTGAGCACCGGACTTGAAACACAGTGTGAAAGCTGAGTGGAGTCTTAGTGGGCACTATGATAATAAGTACCAAGAGCAGAGTGGGGCTCCACGGAACCCTAAAAAGGCCTGAAGAGTACTTCAGCACGTCCAGGTCACAGCTGCTGGTGTAGGGCCAGTCCAGGGGGTCTGGCAAGGATCAATCAATTCACCAGAGCCTCATCCTCCATTCCTGACAGAATTGATCAGACAGCATTTCTGGACCCAACAAGGTAATGCCCAGACTCTACTGGAAGCCTTGTGCCTGGAAGCCTGAAGCCAGCCACTCAGCCTCCTTTCTCCTCGAGGTAGCAGGGCTCCAGTATGGCACACAAGAAAACTGTTCTCAGGGCGCCcggctggcttagttggaagagcgtgcgacccttgatctctgggtcatgagttctagccccacacttacatagataaaacattaaaaaaaaaaaaaggaaactgttctTGAACACTTGCCAACACAGGCCAGACCCGCAGTCTTCCTTGCCAAGCACTGTCCTCAGCTCCCAACTAGGACCCTACtgactgttttttgtttggttttgaagTAAAAGGTCAGAACAGCATCCTCCAATGTCAGAAAGAGGCCCCCTGGGGAGAAGAGGTGGGAAGGGacggagaggcagaaagaaagcaaGGGTTCGGGCTTCTGAGAAGCTGCCAATAGCGAAAAATCCTCACTGCTTTGCCACTTGCAACAGCTGAGCCCCTTGCTTTGTACCTAATCCAGTGATTCAAGGAGCAGGTCACCTGTGACAGCTCCAGCCCTGGTTCCCTGCACTCGGCAGAGCATGACTCTCACTACCTACGCTGATGCTATCAGATGTAAAAGCAAGCCCTCTCTCCTGCCCGCCTTTGTGCTGCCAGAACACTCAAGTGACTCCTAATAACATGAATCAGAATAACCATATTCTACCCATTCTCAGATCCTTTCCTCTcaaccaaaatgaataaacagattcAATTCAGATTCAATTCAATGGCCTGAATGAATGGATGTCATCTCAGTGCTAGAGGCTACTGAAAAGAGGTGCAGTACATGCTGGTTAACTAGTTACGCCAGCCTCCTGGAATCCTGGCTGTAACAGCCTTCCACATCCTGGAGGCAGAAactgttattcattcatttatccaccTATTCAATCAGCAACTATTCATCaaatgcctactctgtgccacaCAAAGGACAGGGGGTGggacaaatggaatgactaatATCATGTCCCTGCCCTCGAGGAGCTGGGCCCCTACCACAGGCTTCAGTTTGTACTTGGGGATGTATATCCTGGAGTGACCTCAGTAACTATTATCTACTACATGCAGGCCTTCCTCCAAATCTATACTCCTTTCACTATTCAGAAACCACTGTGGCAAAGACCCCAGGTTCTTAAAGGGGCTTCCCCTCAGATCCTAGTGGTCACAAATTTAGAATTTAGCGGGCCTAAAGTCATTCCAAGAATTACCCTGTTATCCTGTTCTACATGGACAGTCATCACAACTTGGGAGAAAAGATCCACGTACCACTTTTAAAGGACACACACTCCTGACCCTGGTCCCTCCTTCCTACTACTGCCCAAGGATTTCTCATCCCAAAGACCTAGGTTCTGAGCTTTATATGTTGCTACTGGTTTTCTCCAGTTCTTCTCCCCCATGCCTCACAGTCCCGCATATAATTCAAGTTCATAAATGAAATTCCCTAGGAAGAAGAAACACAATTTCTATGCACAAGCTGAAGTATACAATGTTGGCTCTTAGGTCACAAGTCAAAAGTGTGAAACACACCTGTCTGAGATACTTCCTACCACCATTTCTGAGGCAGCTCAAGCAATAAGGTCAGACATCTGTGCTCCAAGCCCAGATCTGTCACGACCAAGGCCACTTAGGTAAATTACCTGGCAACTTGAAGACTCAATTTCCTCCTGTGTAAAATGGGGTAAAAAAAATATCTCCCCCACAGGGTCACTGGGAGGACTCTATAGGACAGCACGTGTGACGTACCACTGGCTGGCAGGGAACTCAGTAACCGTGCTCTTCTGAGCCTTGTCCCTCCCTGTCTGAAGGCCACCGGTATAGGTCCTCTCCAGGCCCTGATCCTGGGGGTGGCAGGTACTTACTGCTTTCGGTTCTCAGTCTCTCCTCTTCTGGCCTAAAATAGGGGACATTAAACTCCACAGAGTGTGGGCCAAATCCAgtccactgcctgtttttgtaaagttttactTTGATACAgtcatgctcatttgtttatattatctatggctgcttttgtgctacaaagcagagttgagtagttacaacagaaatgtatggcccataaaatataaaatacattttattatctagccctttacagaaaaggtttgccaATTCCTGGTCTGGAACGACTTCCCTCCCCAGCGTCACTAATACTCCCCTGAGGAAGACCctggtttctttctgtctccctgctcATGTTGGAGCCTGGAAACTCTAGCTCCCTGAATCTTCCACCTCCCCTTGAGCCTTGGGTATACTTTCACTTCTTCTAAGGAACACTGGCAATCTGACCCATCCTCTGCCATGCTCAGTTCAGACAGTTTCAACCAGTGCTAACAGCTGCTCCTCGGTCTTCAAAATCATCTCTGTCTGGCACCAGTGGTCCGTCCATtcccacccagccccagccccctgctCTGCTGGAAGTGACTGCTAACTGTTTGGAATAGGATGCAGAGTTGGCCCCAGGTCACCTTCATCATCTCTTTGGATAGTTCCCTCATGGTGGCCTGGATTTCTGGGATCTTCACAAGGCTCTGCATGGCCTTCATCACTTCTGTGCTCTTCTGTAGGGAACCGGCCACTCGCAAAACcgctgaaaaggaaaaggaacaggaTCGTTCAAGAGAATGTGACACAGGATTGGGAATAAAGCATGACAGTCAGgtgcgcctaggtagctcaggtggttaaacatctgagtcttgatctcagctcaggtcttgatctcagggtcatgagttcaagccttgcccTGCGCTCTGTGGCAGTTGTGAAGcctaattaacaacaacaaagaaagagtGATAGTCAAATTATAAGCTATTCTAATAAAAGAGAACAGTAGTAGGTAGACTCCCAAAACTATCTGTGAACCTACATTACTATGCAAGTTGACCAAGAGACTGACTTTTCTAAACCGTACACTTTAGCTACAACAGGTACAAACTCTGAGCATGCACACCATCCGGCTGATGTGGAAAGCAGCCTGAAGGCGTGCATCTGAGCTTTAGGGAAGGAAGCCCGCTAGGAATGACTGTGATACCAGGACAAGTCACACGGGAGGAACAGCTCTAGATCTTGCCAGGGCCACACTGGAAAATACAACACTTTAGGCTATACACAACTAGTGTTCCCCATACACCAGCCTATGGATGGCTGCTGCTCTCTGCGGGTCCTGTCACTAGTCCTCAGGAAAATGAGATAAATCAGGATGAGATATATAGTGAGTCTACGTGTTGTTGTATGGCAGTTACAGTTCCTTGCTACGGAAACATTTTCTGTAGTTCGATCATATACACACTTCTATATAAGAAATCACGGTAATAGCAAATGATCATCCCTCTGCCCTGCACCCtacccaccaccacacacacatctttaACATGTCAAAGATATGGCAGCCTTCCAAATCTGTTTTGCAATATCATAAGACTTAAAGTTCTGAGCTGTCCAACAAAACTGGCACAGAGACTGCCTGAACACTGCAGTGCCTGGCTAAGCTACGAGTTACTAAAAATTTACCCATCTGAATCCAGACTCTAGGCAGCTCTCACATGTAAGGGAAAA is a window encoding:
- the LOC125161835 gene encoding charged multivesicular body protein 3 isoform X2, whose protein sequence is MGLFGKTQEKPPKELVNEWSLKIRKEMRVVDRQIRDIQREEEKVKRSVKDAAKKGQKDVCVVLAKEMIRSRKAVSKLYASKAHMNSVLMGMKNQLAVLRVAGSLQKSTEVMKAMQSLVKIPEIQATMRELSKEMMKAGIIEEMLEDTFESMDDQEEMEEAAEMEIDKILFEITAGALGKAPSKVTDALPEPEPSGAMAASEDEEEEEALEAMQSRLATLRS